ATGGTATTGTAAAAAAGATTCAGCCAAAACAACCATAAAAGACAATCCAATTGGGCCTGAATTATCCAACTCATTAATCTCACTGTTCCACAAGAAATAACAACGAAACAAACAAAATTCAATTAGTTGTTTTGTTTCAGTTAGAGTAAGCTTAGTTGAGATTTTGTAAGAAAcgcttttatttaattgatccAAAAGTACTAAAATTGCTTCTTTTAATGGTATTGATGGGTATAAGTTCACAATATCAAAGGATACCTTTATTTCATCTTTGTCAATTAACTACGACTTAGTTTGTTAATAAagtcttttgaattttttaacctAATAGGATTTTCATTTAAGACAGGTTGTATTCTTCTAACCATGTAGTACGAAATTCCATAACAAGGTGTGCCAATAGTTGATACAACGACTCTCATTGGAAAAAATTTGTCTTGTTTATGAGCTTTAATTAGCCCATACAAACGTGGTGGAACAGGATCACTCGGATATATGCTTTCAtattcatctttaaaaaaacgttgCTTTTTGTTAAGATTCGAAAggaaagaatttattttaattgcataACTTAGAGTAGGatcaatactaataatttttgttggGCCAATCTgttctctaattttttcaattgcttTATCATGTTCTATTCTCACGAATCCTATTCTTTCATCAAATGGATaagtttcaattttcttatCTTGATGAATTTctttaaatgcttttctttGATCTCTCGTTAGATTATGATTAACTTTTTTGCCCATTTTAAGTTCTCTCAGTACATTTTTACAAGGCGATGTCGATTTTTGAGTTAAATGCCGTCTTATAATTGGGATTGACTCaacacaaagtttattataaatagacACAAACATATCGTGAgcatcatttatatttttattggctAGTAATGATGCCCAACCAATATTTGATAGTTTAGCGGACATAGCAGTGAAGtcaacttttctaaaattaaagcTGGAGCCGGGGAATTTATTTGCCCAATCGGTAGGAAGACATAGCTCcaaagaaaacttaaatgaGATTGGCGAGCTTCTAGTTCATGGTGTAGATCTTGTGGATGTGGGATTGTTAGGCTGGAGACCTCTGCACATGATCAGATTTTCTATAAAGTTCTATAATCTGATTGGTCTAACTTGGTGTTGGTCCCGTCGTCCTTATaaagtatcatttttatttcactaTCTCTGATAGCAGAGTATTAACGCTTGCTATTTTTGAGCTTATAACGTAAAGTAACcccgtttttttttcttaatttggtAGTAATCTATTCTTGTCCTTGCATATTTTGCGTAGTTTTGCTCTATTTGCTCTTTCAATTGCCGTTTTGTCTCCGTTCAGATAATGATTACAATAATTAAGAgagtttttgagttttcaacTTTTCCTGAGAAATTCTTGGGCAGCTTCTTGGTCAACAAGTTCAACAACAACTAGCGGTGATTTTCCTGCTACTGACTCTTCTGTCTGGTTGATGTAGTTTCGCtgtcaggttttttttttttcagtcgtCTCATCTGTTTGATTTTGCTTATAGGAGCACCGATTTCCTCAGCTATCTTCACTATATGACTTAGATCCTCGTTATCACGCACGTTTACATCAGTTGTCAACATAatgttatatgtataatatatatatatatatatatttatatatatatatatatatatatatatatatatatatatatatatatatatatatatatatatatatatatatatatatatatatatatatatatacatatgcatatatatatatgtatatatatatatatatatatatatatatgtttatatataaatatatatgtctttatttacttatacatatttgtatattttttatatatatttatatttatatatattttacattatatattatatatatgtatatattttatattatatattttgtatatgttttatattatgtatattatatatattatgtgttgtatgtatattatatatattgtattgtatgtgttgtatgtatattatatatattgtatatgttttatattatgtatatatatattatgtatactatactatatatatatatatatatatatatatatatatatatatatatatatatatatatatatatatatatatatatatatatatatatatatatatatatatataatatgtatataaatatatatatatttatatacatattatatatatatgtatatatatatttatatacataatatatatatatataaatatatatatatatatatatgtatatatatatatatatatatatatatatatatatatatatatatatatatatatataatatgtatataaatgtatatatatatttatatacatattatatacatatatatatttataaaatatgtatatatacacgtatatgtatatatataatgtttatatatataaatatagtatatatatatatatataatatatatatatatatatatatatatatatatatatatatatatatatttatatatatatatatataaatatatatatatatatatatatatatatttatatatatatatatatatatatgcattatatatttttatatatatacatatatgcatcagtatataagtacatatatatatatatacatatatatatatatatatatatatatatatatatatatatatatatatatatatatatatatatatatacatgtatacgtatttatatattgatgttCTGTTTTTGTTATGAATAAAAGTACATCTATATTTGCCTTTATACATAATTAAACCCATTATGTTATACAGATGCGCATGTatgaaatatacatatatgctcGTGACAGTGCGTGCATTATAATCGAATGCGaaatacatttgtttttataataacatttgttttaaaatctaataattgtacaaataagaaacataaactttttcacaattaagggaaaaatcatataaatttgatattgtaCATATTATagcttctttattataaatataaacttatatgtTTAGACTTACCATTATAGATAGAGGTTACCGTTTCAAGCTCAATTTTTCCGATACTCAACTGAAAAGTTACCAACTGCAGTTCTTGCACCCAATCTTGTGCTTTGTCGATATACAGCTGAATTAAAAGACATAAAACCTAACAGTTTCAGATTTAACTTTTGATAAATATGCATCAATTAAAACGCGTCGTTATATGAATATTAACGTGAAAACAAAAAGAAGTCTTTATGATCTCGGACTTGTACGTGTTGCCGGGAGTATGGCATCTGAAAAAACTGTTGATATAGTAATAGAAAAGTTGAGTGAATTCAAACAGgaatttaataatgattttgtaGTACAACTACAGATGGTGAATCAGTTATGGTTAAATTTGGCCGTTTAATGAACCCACTACACCTCATTTGCTATATCCATGCATTGCTatatccaatatatatatatatatatatatatatatatatatatatatatatatatatatatatatatatatatatatatatatatatatatatatatatatatatatatatatatatatatttcatttgaCCAGAATGTGAATCACATTTTGAATGAGACCACTTATTGCAACCTTGATACTGGATCCAATTTTCTTCTTCTATTTCTGAAGAAAATGCTGTAGGAGTTTCAGGAATAAGTAACGTTGTCTCTTTATTAATGCTATTTTTGACAGATTAATCTGAAAATGATACTAAACGTACTTCAAAATGAGCTCCGTGTGATACTCCGTGTGATATGAGCTCAGATACGAGATTTGCTGGTTCCATACGGTCAGTGACAAATGATGGTAAAAATAATcagcaaaaatatttgcattgtACAGGTAAAcacctttttttgaaaaccctTTGTGATGTTAGTATATGTTATAGCTAATGGCGATGAATCAGATACAATTTTTggtatataataaattgttatggCTTTACCAGAATTGTTTCTTAGCATGAATCTTGTGCAACTGATAGGTACTTTTTAAAAGGTCCAAACACTGATACATCTAGTGGCTACAGCTTAAGGCTGCAGTGTGGTGGTAAAGACAACATGACTTTTCCATTCTCCCTTGCTAAGTTTAGTGTTTTAAAATGTAAGTGAGAAGAGTTATTGTCCAAAATCAacagaattttatatttaattgaagGCTTCACATACCTAATGAAATgctacataaaatttttgaatttaatatctGTAACCCAGCTACTTCCATTACCTACCCCAATACAGTCCAGTggaccatttttaacaaaataatcttTGCAATTTTTGCGAGAGAACAAAAAATTGGAGGCACTGTATTTCTCTTACCCTTTACAGCCACAATTTACTAGGTTTTACAACTGTTGATACAGCAGTTTTATCAACGTTCTATATTTTTGAAGCACTGAATTTGTATATCTAACTTTACCGTATTTCACCTAACTTATCAAAAACACTTTAACATTTGCAGCCATAAATGATGTTGCTTTACTAAGGCTAGTTGCTTCAGGTTATATATAATTgaggatttattttttaaaactagtcATTCACTCTTTTTTTACTGTCCAAGAATCtggtattttgattttgaattgaAGAGCACACTCATAGGCAAGAGAACAAACATCTTTAAGAATTTAAACGTAAAATATAGATGCCATTTgcaatataaaacttttaaggcACATTCTTGCAATTGGAAAAATATTAATCTAGGTTTGGAATAATCCATGGATGGGTAACCACtagagttaaattttaaaatgtatgttGTTGATGTCATTCTCTTGATATCGAATTCTTTAGCAGCTgcattaacactttttttttacatatatatatatatgtatatatatatatatattatatatatatatatatatatatatatatatatatatatatatatacatatatatatgtataaatatatatatatgtatatatatatatatatatatatatatatatgtatatatatatatatatgtatatatgtatatattatatatgtatatatattatatatatatatatatatatatatatatatatatatatacacatacatatatatatatatatatatatatatatatatatatatatatatatatatatatatatatatatatatatacacatatatgtgtgagtgtgtgtgtgtgtgtgtgtgtgtgtgtgtgtgtgtgtgtgtgtatgtgtgtgtatgtgtttgttgtgtgtgtgtttgtatgtgtGTATTCACACTCACACACTCTTTAACTGTCAAATACCAATATTTGAAGTTTTCTATTCAAatatagtaatattaaataatatatataaattattaatatagagtacaaataatcaaaatataaatgaaatatcatattttatatatgctttgattatatatactttaaattggttatatatttttaaatatgcatactaacataatattattataataataaacatagtaaacaagattaattttcaaaaatttatttaagaacttttcaacttaaagattttattgaccAAGTAATGttgaagtaaatatttttttaaaatattaaaaaatcaaataattttagaccttttttttaaaaaaaatttataacatatttaaataaagtaattgttATGAGTATTTcataatgaataatataaaagtGTGAATCGACCTTAAAATGTTTACCAAACATTGTTTTATCTTCGCGACTTGTAGAGCCGTTTTATTAATCGTTGTCAAATCTGCTCAACTTACCCCTACTAGACAAGGCGACACATCACTTAGGTTATATAAAGAACT
Above is a window of Hydra vulgaris chromosome 10, alternate assembly HydraT2T_AEP DNA encoding:
- the LOC136086419 gene encoding uncharacterized protein LOC136086419 encodes the protein MSAKLSNIGWASLLANKNINDAHDMFVSIYNKLCVESIPIIRRHLTQKSTSPCKNVLRELKMGKKVNHNLTRDQRKAFKEIHQDKKIETYPFDERIGFVRIEHDKAIEKIREQIGPTKIISIDPTLSYAIKINSFLSNLNKKQRFFKDEYESIYPSDPVPPRLYGLIKAHKQDKFFPMRVVVSTIGTPCYGISYYMVSFDIVNLYPSIPLKEAILVLLDQLNKSVSYKISTKLTLTETKQLIEFCLFRCYFLWNSEINELDNSGPIGLSFMVVLAESFLQYHKEKAIKMPMTMTPSIDIKSLYRYILNFLDITVINNTHGKYKFKVYRKDAMTNLQIKPHSNHDPKILNGISNGYIQRAYTICSENHFKDEINFLIQVFTENGYDEKMLKGKLNQSSLALHKVNCDENIEWDRAETLEDKKFKRKVREALKIQKHQCSPMYGDNYLDNGQNKCQNNFLDFIF